GAAGGTGCTCGACCTGATGGACCGTCAGGACGCGGACGACCTGGCCGAGGCGCTGGCCCACCCGGACGCCGAGCACGACCCGACCAACTGGCTGAGCCGCTTCAACCCGTCCTGGGCGGTGCCCGTCACCGACCAGGTGAAGGTCCAGGGCCGGATCACCTTCGAGGGCGACGGCGACCGCGGCATGATGGTGCACACCGACGTCACCTACGTGTACGCGCTGCGCGCCGGCCCGGACGCCGGGAAGGCCACCGCCTCGGCCGCGCCGAAGCCGGACGCTCCGGACTCCGGTGCGCCGGGCGGCGCGAAGCCGGTGGCGTACGTGCAGGGTGACCCGCACGACGGGGTGGTGGAGCGGGAGATCGTCCGCCGGGTGCAGGACTTCCGGTTCTACGACCCGGCCCGCTACCAGGTGAAGCCCGGCAAGCCGGTGCTGGACAAGGGCAGCAGCGACTACGGCAACAACCGGTGCGAGATGGGTTCCGGCTACCTGGAGCCCGACTTCGCCTTCGTGCGGGCGAGCGCGGACGCCTCGGCGCCGAGCGGGCCGACCACCGACCCGTACGACCGGACCAAGCCGCTGCAGACCACCGGAGAGTGCGGGACGATCAGCCGCAGCTGACGCGATCTCAGGCCCGCCGCCGGGTCGCCTTGCGGGCCTCGCGCTCCGCGCGGGCGGTCCGGCGGCGGTGCCAGGTGGCGGTCTCCTGGTCGTGGACGGCGCGCTTGAGGCCCTCGCCGGGGGCTTCGACCAGGCTGCGGGCGAAGTAGGCGACCAGGGCGCCGACGAAGCCGATCAGCCAGACGCCGGCCAGCGACTTCTCCTCGGCCATCCAGCCGCTGAGCGACTCCTTGCCCTCGGTGAGGATCTTCCAGTTCCGCAGGCCGGCGAGGGCGTTGCAGACGCCGATGGCGAGCATCAGCAGCACGGAGAGCGGGGCGGCGTCGGACAGCCGCACCCCGGAGACGCCGAGCCGCAGCGCGAGCGCCCCGGCGGCGGCGGCCGCCAGCGCGCCGATCGGCACCAGCACCCGGCGCAGCCAGTAGGCGCGGCCGCGCCGGACCCAGGTGGTGCCGAAGAAGCGGATCGGCGCGGGGGCGGGGGCCCCGTCCGCGGTGGCCGTCGCACTCGTCGTACTCGTCGTACTCACGGTCCGATTATCACCACGTGGGGCCGCCCGCTCCCGGACGGCGCGCTGGGGGTCAGCCGAGCCTGGAGACGTCCCGGACGGCGCCCTTGTCGGCGGAGGTGGCCATCGCCGCGTACGCCTTGAGCGCGGCCGAGACCTGGCGGTCGCGGTTCTTCGGGCGGTAGCCGCCCTCCGACTCCAGCTTCAGCCGGCGCTCGTGCAGCTCCTCGAAGGAGACGTCGAGGTTGATGGTGCGGGCCGGGATGTCGATGGTGATCGAGTCGCCGTCCTCGACCAGGGCGATCGCGCCGCCGGAGGCCGCCTCCGGGGAGACGTGGCCGATCGACAGGCCCGAGGTGCCGCCGGAGAACCGGCCGTCGGTGATCAGCGCGCAGGCCTTGCCGAGGCCCCGGCCCTTCAGGAAGGAGGTCGGGTACAGCATCTCCTGCATGCCGGGGCCGCCCTTGGGGCCCTCGTAGCGGATGACCACCACGTCGCCCTCGGTGACCTGCTTGGCGAGGATCTTCTCCACCGCCTCGTCCTGGGACTCGCAGACCACGGCCTTGCCCTGGAAGCGCCAGATCGACTCGTCCACGCCGGCGGTCTTCACCACGCAGCCGTCCTCGGCGATGTTGCCGTACAGCACCGCGAGGCCGCCCTCGACCGAGTAGGCGTGCTCGACGCTGCGGATGCAGCCCTTCGCGGCGTCGGTGTCCAGGGTCGCCCAGCGCTCGGACTGGCTGAACGCCTCGGCGGAGCGCACGCAGCCGGGGGCGGCGTGCCACAGCTCGACGGCCTCCTCGGAGGGCGAACCGCCGCGCACGTCCCAGGTCTTGAGCCACTCGGCGATCGAGTCGGAGTGCACGGTGTGCACCTCCTCGTTGAGCAGCCCGCCGCGGTACAGCTCGCCGAGGATGGCGGGGATGCCGCCGGCCCGGTGCACGTCCTCCATGTAGTAGTCGCCGTTCGGGGCGACCTTGGACAGGCACGGCACCTTGCGCGAGATGCTGTCGATGACCCGCATGTCGAAGTCGACCTCGGCCTCCTGGGCGGCGGCCAGCAGGTGCAGGATCGTGTTGGTGGAGCCGCCCATCGCGATGTCCAGCGCCATCGCGTTCTCGAACGCGGCGCGGGTGGCGATGTTGCGCGGCAGCACCGACTCGTCGTCGCCGCCGTAGTAGCGGTTGGTGATGTCGACGACGGTGCGGCCGGCCTGCTCGTACAGGGCGCGGCGGGCGGTGTGGGTGGCCAGCACCGAGCCGTTGCCGGGCAGCGACAGGCCGATCGCCTCGGTCAGGCAGTTCATCGAGTTCGCGGTGAACATGCCGGAGCAGGAGCCGCAGGTCGGGCAGGCGTTCTCCTCGATGATCGAGATGTCCGCGTCGGAGACGTTCTCGTTCACCGCCTGGGAGATCGCGTCCACCAGGTCCAGCTTGCGGACGGTGCCGTCGACCAGGGTGGCCTTGCCGGCCTCCATCGGGCCGCCGGAGACGAACACGGTCGGGATGTTGAGGCGCAGCGCGGCCATCAGCATGCCGGGAGTGATCTTGTCGCAGTTGGAGATGCAGATCAGCGCGTCCGCGCAGTGCGCGTTCACCATGTACTCGACCGAGTCGGCGATCAGGTCGCGCGAGGGCAGCGAGTACAGCATGCCGTTGTGGCCCATCGCGATGCCGTCGTCGACCGCGATGGTGTTGAACTCGCGCGGGATGCCGCCCGCCTGCTTGATCGCCTCGGAGACGATCCGGCCGACCGGCTGCAGGTGGGTGTGGCCGGGAACGAACTCGGTGAAGGAGTTGGCCACCGCGATGATCGGCTTGCCGAAGTCCTCGCGGGCTACGCCAGCGGCGCGCAGAAGGGCGCGCGCGCCCGCCATGTTGCGACCTTGGGTGACCGTGTTGGACCTCAGCTGGGGCATCGTTGCCGCTCCTTCGGAGACTGTGCGGGGCTGTCGAGCCTACGCCCGCGCGGGCCGCTTCCGGACCGGGTGTCCGCGATGCGGTCAGCGCGGGCGCGGCCCGCTACCGGCCGCGCCGGGCCGTGAACAGGTCCAGGGTGTACGGCTCGGCGATCAGCCCGTCCGGGAACTCGGCGAGCAGCGCGGCCCGTTCCGCGGCCAGCACCGGGGCCCGGCGCTCCTCGTCCAGCACCGCGAAGTAGGAGCGGGAGGTGAGGTCGGTGAGGTGGCTGTCGACCGTCACCTGCCGCTCCCAGCGCAGCTGGACGTGGCCGACCTCCAGCCCGGCGGCCGTCAACTCCTCCGACCCGGCGATCACCCCGCCGTAGTAGTGGTAGCTGGGCAGCGCGACGGTCAGCCGCTCCTCCTGGGCCTTCACCCACCGGGTCTGACGGTCCTTCACGTTCCACCACAGGGCCAGCGTGCCGCCCGGGCGCAGCACCCGCAGGGCCTCCGGGATCGAGCGCTTCGGGTCGGTCCAGTGGAACGCCTGCGCGTAGCTGACGAAGTCCACCGAGGCGTCGTGGAACGGCAGTTCGTCCCCGCCTGCCTTCACCACCGGGATGCCGGGGCTGGCCTCGCGGAGCACCGCGGCCATCCCGTCGCTGGGCTCCACCGCGACCACCCGGGCGCCGCGCCCGGCCAGCAGCCGGGTGGCGATGCCGGTGCCCGCGCCGACGTCGAGCACGTCCGCGCCGCGCAGCGTGCGGCCGGCCAGCCGCTCCAGCTCGTCGAACAGCGCGTCCGGGTAGGACGGCCGGGCCGCGTCGTACTGCGCGGCCACCGGCCCGAAGGACAGGGCGTGCGCCCGGAGTTCGTCAGTCATCCGACCGTCCTCTCATCCCCACGTCCGCGAGCAGAGCACCAGCAGGTACCCGTCCGGGTCCTGCACGGTGACGCCGTGCTCGTCCCAGTACGGGTTGTGCGCGGCCACCCGGCGGCCGCCGGCCGCGACCAGCCGCTCCACCAGCTCCCCGTCCACCGGGGCGCCCAGGTACAGCACGAACAGGTCGTCGACGGTCGGCGTCGGCTCCACCGGGCGCTCCGGGTCCCGGGTCAGCTCGAAGTGCCAGCTGCCGCCCGGGTGGCCGACCATCACCAGGTCGTGCTCGCCGGACACCCGCTCGGTGGTGCGCCACAGCACGGACAGGCCCAGGCCCTCGACCCAGAACCGCTCGGCGGCCGCCAGGTCCCGGGACGGGCGGGCCAGCCGGACGTGCGTGCCGGGCCCGGTCACGCCAGCTCCGCCTTCCAGACGGGGCTGTCCACGTAGTGGTTGTCGTAGCGCTCCGCCGACTCCCGGATCTCCGCCGGGTCGGCCTCGCCGCGCATCACCCGGCCCAGCAGGCGCAGGTAGTCGAAGCGGCCGATGCCCGGGGTGAAGGTGAACAGCACGTCCGCGGTGCGGCCGGGCGCGGCCGCGAAGGCGTGCGGGGTGCGCGGCGGCACGGCGAGGAAGTCGCCCTGCTCCAGCACCACCACGCGGTCGTCGACCAGCACCCGCAGGGCGCCGTCGAGCACGAAGAACAGTTCGGTGGCGCGGGTGTGGAAGTGGGCGGGCGCGCCGACGGCGCCGGCGGCGAAGCTCGAACGGTAGGTGGTGTGGTCCGCGTTCTCGGCGAGCAGGGTCATCACGCTGCTCGGGTCCGCACAGGTCTCCGCCTCGTGGGCGCGGACGGGCCGGACCGGCGTGCCGGGAGTTTCGTTGATCATGGTTTCGACTCTAGGCGGGGACGCCCCGGATGTCCGGCGAATAACCTGAACTGACGTTCCCTCAGCTCGGCGGGCGCACCGTCGCCAGGTGCAGCCGGGTGAACGCCAGCGCCTCGGCCAGGTCCGCCTCCCGCTCCGCCGGGCTCCCCGACTTGCGGGTGTTCACCTCCAGCACCACGTGCCCGTCGAAGCCGGAGCCCGCCAGTCGCTCCAGCAGCTCCGCGCACGGCTGCTTGCCCCGCCCCGGGATCAGGTGCTCGTCCTTCCCCGACCCCGACCCGTCCGCCAGGTGCACGTGCGCCAGCCGGTCGCCCATCCGGTCCACCAGCTCGAACGCGTCCACCCGCGAGGTCGCCGCGTGCGACAGGTCCACCGTGAAGTGCCGGTACGCCTCCTCCGTGACGTCCCAGCCCGGCGCGTACGCCAGCACCTCGCGGTCCCGGTACCGCCACGGGTACATGTTCTCCACCGCGAACCGGACCGGCGTCTCCCCCGCCATCCGGTCGATCCCCGTCACGAAGTCCTTGGCGTACTGCCGCTGCCAGCGGAACGGCGGGTGCACCACCACGGTGTCCGCGCCCAGCCGCTCGGCCGCCCGCCGGGCCCGCACCAGTTTGGTCCACGGGTCGGTGCTCCACACCCGCTGGGTGATCAGCAGGCACGGCGCGTGCACCGCCAGGATCGGCGTCGCGTACGTGTCCGACAGGCGCCGCAGCGCCTCCACGTCCTGGCTCACCGGGTCGTTCCAGACCATCACCTCGACGCCGTCGTACCCCAGCCGCGACGCCAGCTCGAACGCCGTCTCGGTGGTCGACGGGTACACCGACGCCGTCGACAGCGCCACCTTGGTGTCCGGCACGTGCAGCGCCGGGTGCGGCGGCAGCACCAGCCGGTCCGTGGTCCGCAGCAGCGGAGCCGGCTCCAGCTTCCGCCGCGCCGCCCTGGCGGCGCGCGCCGCCTTCAACGGCAGAGGACCGCGCCTCGCCCTTCGCCCGTCCCCTGCATCCGCATCCGCCACGCAAACCAGACTAAGTCAGGCAGCAACAGCGAACCCGGGCAACGGGGCAGGACGCCCGAGGCGTTGCTCACGCCTCGATGGCCACCCGGTTCTCCTGGCCGTCCATGGTGTCGAGGCGGCGCAGGATGATGCCCTCGCGCAGGGCCCAGGGGCAGATGTCGAGTTCTTCGAGGCCGAAGAGGTCCATCGCGGCGTCCGCGACCAGGGCGCCGGCCAGGAGCTGGCGGGCCCGGCCGAGCGAGACGCCGGGGATCTGGGCGCGCTCGCCGGGGGTCATCGCGGCCAGCCGCGGCAGCCAGGCCGACAGCCCGGAGCGGGTGAGCCTGCGGGGGACGCGGACGCCCGCGCCCTCGGGGGCGGCGCCGGTCATCCGGGCGAGCTGCTTGAAGGTCTTGGAGGTGGCGACGGAGTGGTCCGGCGGGCCGAGCCGGGCGATGTCGCCCACCGCGCCGGCGATCTCGGCGCGGATGTGCCGCCGCAGCTCGCGCAGGTCGCCGGGGTCGGCGACCTCGCCGGGCAGCCGGGCGGTGAGCCGGCCGGCGCCGAGCGGGAGGGAGGTGGCGACGTCGGGCTGCTCGTCGATGCCGCAGGCGAGTTCGAGGGAGCCGCCCCCGATGTCGAGGTTGAGCAGGCGGCCGGAGGACCAGCCGAACCAGCGGCGGACGGCGAGGAAGGTCAGCCGGGCCTCGTCCTGCCCGGACAGGACGGTGAGCGCGACACCGGTCTCGTCCTCGACCCGGCGCAGCACCTCCTCACCGTTGGCGGCCTCGCGGACCGCGGAGGTCGCGAACGGGAGCAGGTCGACGACGCCCTTGTCCTCGGCGACCCGGAGCGAGGAGGCGACCATGGAGACCAGGCGCTCGACGCCGACCGGGCCGATCGCGCCGTTCTCGTCGAGCAGCTCGGCGAGGCGCAGCTCGGCCTTGTGGGAGTACGCGGGCAGCGGGGCCGCACCGGGGTGGGCGTCCACCACGAGGAAGTGGACGGTGTTGGAGCCTACGTCGAGCACACCGAGTCGCATAGCCGTCCAACCTAGCCCAACCCGGTGACCACCAGGGATGCGAACGGGATCACAGCAGTCCGTCCCAGAGCTGCTCCACGACGACGGCCCACCAGTTCTCCGGGTCGCGCAGGGCGGTGCGGTCGAGAGCGGCCAGCGCCCACTGGAACTCGGCGACGGCGGGACCGGCCTGCTCGGGCGGCAGGTCCAGCAGCCGGGGGCGGTACTCGGCGAGCAGGGCCAGCGAGCGGATGAAGGCGGTGAGGTCGCTGTTGAGGTGGCGGGCCTCGCAGGTGTCGGGGTCGACGGCGCGGATCCGGCCCTGCGCGGTGTCGACGGTGATCAGCGCCCAGCCGTCGGTGCCGAGCAGCCGCTGCCCCAGCAGGGCGGTACGGGCGGCGGCGGTGGCGCGGCGGCCCCGGCCGAGCGCGGCGAGGTGGTCGCCGAGGTCCGGCAGCGGCGCGGCGGCTTGCTCGGCGATGCCGTCGGCCTCGGGGAGGTGGAGGGCGAAGAAACCGGGGACCTCGCGCGGCAGGCCGGTCTGCTGCAGCGACCGGGCGGCGGCCTCCGGCAGGTCGGCGGCGAGCACCGCGAGCTGCTCGAAGCGGCGGACGCCGTCCTCGCCGAACAGGGCGGTGAGCCGCTTGCCGAGGCCGGCCGGGTCCTCGGGCTGGGCGGGCGGCACGGCGGGCGGGAACGGCATCCGGTTGTAGCGGCTGCCGGTGCGGGCCACCAGGGCCCGGACGGCGGCCGCCCGGTGGTCGTGGCGCGGACCGTAGGGCTGCTCGAACTCCAGCCGGACCGCGGGCAGTTCGGTGGCGACGGCGTGTTCGCTGTAGCTGCCGGGGAGCATCGACAGGCGCAGGTCGGTGCGGAGCGCGACCAGGTCGGCGTCGGGGACGCCCTGCGCCGCGAGCTGCTGCCGGGCGAGCAGGGCGGGGTGCGGGCGGCCGTGCGCGGAGTGCACGGTCAGCGAGCGGGTCTCGCCGCTGCCGTCCCGGTAGCTGAGGGTGGCCCGGGTGCCGGGGCCGGTGACCGGCGGCAGCGCCGGGTTGTGGCTGCCCGCGCCGAGCCGGTCGCGGTGCAGGCGCTCCACGACCGGTACCGGCACGGACGGGTAGACCACGAGTTCGCCGCTGACCCGGTCGACCACGGCGCAGGCCGCGCCGATCTCCTCGGGGGCACGGCGGGCCCCGGTGAGCGGGTCGGTGAGGATCGGCGCGGGCTCCGGCCAGAGCACCCAGCCGAGGTCGAACTCGTGGCACCTGACAGGCCGTGAACCCTCCTGCGGGAGATCGCCGTTGACCCAGCGGTGGGCGAGGGCGAGGGCCTGCTCGCGGGTGATCATCGGTTGGTGCTCCCGGTGGTGCGGTGGATGGTGAGGCGGGAGCGCGGGGGCACCGCCGCGGCCTCGGCGGCCGGTTCTTCGGCCTCCGCGCCGACCATGGCCGGCTCGGGTTCGGCGGCGGGCTCGGCGGCCGGGACGGCGACGGTGACGGGCACCGGCGCGGTCAGGTCGATCGGCCGGTCGGCGGCGTCCACGGCGATCGCCCACAGGCCGTGGTCGGCCGGGTAGAGCGGAGTGGGCGCGGCGTAGCCGGTCTGGTGGTCCAGGTAGCTCAGCACGCCCTTGTGGTTGACGGCGTTCCAGGTGTGCGAGCGGCCGAACGCGTCGACGGTCAGCAGCACCGCGCGGGTGCCGGTGCCGTGCGCGAGCAGGGCCTGGCCGAGCTTGCCGTGGGCGTCGTCGCCGTCGCCCAGGTCGAGGAAGCGGGTGCCGAGTTCGAGTTCGGCGCGGTCGCGTCCGCCGCGCTCCCCGGCGGGGCCGTCGGGCAGCCGGGGCGCGGCGCAGGTGGGTGCGCCGCCCAGGGTGTCGACGGCGGACAGCGCCACGTCGACGCAGTTGTTGGCGCGTCCGGTCTCGGCGGGGCCGCCGCCGTTCAGCACCTCGATCCACTCGCCGACCATCGGGTCCGGCGCGGGCACCGGGGTGCGGCGCACCGTCTCGGCCTGGTGCGCGGGGTCGACCGGGCCGAGCCCGCCGGGCAGGCCGTA
The DNA window shown above is from Streptomyces sp. TLI_171 and carries:
- a CDS encoding Ppx/GppA phosphatase family protein, with amino-acid sequence MRLGVLDVGSNTVHFLVVDAHPGAAPLPAYSHKAELRLAELLDENGAIGPVGVERLVSMVASSLRVAEDKGVVDLLPFATSAVREAANGEEVLRRVEDETGVALTVLSGQDEARLTFLAVRRWFGWSSGRLLNLDIGGGSLELACGIDEQPDVATSLPLGAGRLTARLPGEVADPGDLRELRRHIRAEIAGAVGDIARLGPPDHSVATSKTFKQLARMTGAAPEGAGVRVPRRLTRSGLSAWLPRLAAMTPGERAQIPGVSLGRARQLLAGALVADAAMDLFGLEELDICPWALREGIILRRLDTMDGQENRVAIEA
- a CDS encoding VOC family protein; translated protein: MTGPGTHVRLARPSRDLAAAERFWVEGLGLSVLWRTTERVSGEHDLVMVGHPGGSWHFELTRDPERPVEPTPTVDDLFVLYLGAPVDGELVERLVAAGGRRVAAHNPYWDEHGVTVQDPDGYLLVLCSRTWG
- the ilvD gene encoding dihydroxy-acid dehydratase yields the protein MPQLRSNTVTQGRNMAGARALLRAAGVAREDFGKPIIAVANSFTEFVPGHTHLQPVGRIVSEAIKQAGGIPREFNTIAVDDGIAMGHNGMLYSLPSRDLIADSVEYMVNAHCADALICISNCDKITPGMLMAALRLNIPTVFVSGGPMEAGKATLVDGTVRKLDLVDAISQAVNENVSDADISIIEENACPTCGSCSGMFTANSMNCLTEAIGLSLPGNGSVLATHTARRALYEQAGRTVVDITNRYYGGDDESVLPRNIATRAAFENAMALDIAMGGSTNTILHLLAAAQEAEVDFDMRVIDSISRKVPCLSKVAPNGDYYMEDVHRAGGIPAILGELYRGGLLNEEVHTVHSDSIAEWLKTWDVRGGSPSEEAVELWHAAPGCVRSAEAFSQSERWATLDTDAAKGCIRSVEHAYSVEGGLAVLYGNIAEDGCVVKTAGVDESIWRFQGKAVVCESQDEAVEKILAKQVTEGDVVVIRYEGPKGGPGMQEMLYPTSFLKGRGLGKACALITDGRFSGGTSGLSIGHVSPEAASGGAIALVEDGDSITIDIPARTINLDVSFEELHERRLKLESEGGYRPKNRDRQVSAALKAYAAMATSADKGAVRDVSRLG
- a CDS encoding cupin domain-containing protein; protein product: MINETPGTPVRPVRAHEAETCADPSSVMTLLAENADHTTYRSSFAAGAVGAPAHFHTRATELFFVLDGALRVLVDDRVVVLEQGDFLAVPPRTPHAFAAAPGRTADVLFTFTPGIGRFDYLRLLGRVMRGEADPAEIRESAERYDNHYVDSPVWKAELA
- a CDS encoding SUKH-4 family immunity protein, producing the protein MITREQALALAHRWVNGDLPQEGSRPVRCHEFDLGWVLWPEPAPILTDPLTGARRAPEEIGAACAVVDRVSGELVVYPSVPVPVVERLHRDRLGAGSHNPALPPVTGPGTRATLSYRDGSGETRSLTVHSAHGRPHPALLARQQLAAQGVPDADLVALRTDLRLSMLPGSYSEHAVATELPAVRLEFEQPYGPRHDHRAAAVRALVARTGSRYNRMPFPPAVPPAQPEDPAGLGKRLTALFGEDGVRRFEQLAVLAADLPEAAARSLQQTGLPREVPGFFALHLPEADGIAEQAAAPLPDLGDHLAALGRGRRATAAARTALLGQRLLGTDGWALITVDTAQGRIRAVDPDTCEARHLNSDLTAFIRSLALLAEYRPRLLDLPPEQAGPAVAEFQWALAALDRTALRDPENWWAVVVEQLWDGLL
- a CDS encoding class I SAM-dependent methyltransferase, translated to MTDELRAHALSFGPVAAQYDAARPSYPDALFDELERLAGRTLRGADVLDVGAGTGIATRLLAGRGARVVAVEPSDGMAAVLREASPGIPVVKAGGDELPFHDASVDFVSYAQAFHWTDPKRSIPEALRVLRPGGTLALWWNVKDRQTRWVKAQEERLTVALPSYHYYGGVIAGSEELTAAGLEVGHVQLRWERQVTVDSHLTDLTSRSYFAVLDEERRAPVLAAERAALLAEFPDGLIAEPYTLDLFTARRGR
- a CDS encoding sugar phosphate isomerase/epimerase encodes the protein MHVPDTKVALSTASVYPSTTETAFELASRLGYDGVEVMVWNDPVSQDVEALRRLSDTYATPILAVHAPCLLITQRVWSTDPWTKLVRARRAAERLGADTVVVHPPFRWQRQYAKDFVTGIDRMAGETPVRFAVENMYPWRYRDREVLAYAPGWDVTEEAYRHFTVDLSHAATSRVDAFELVDRMGDRLAHVHLADGSGSGKDEHLIPGRGKQPCAELLERLAGSGFDGHVVLEVNTRKSGSPAEREADLAEALAFTRLHLATVRPPS